Proteins co-encoded in one Saprospira grandis genomic window:
- a CDS encoding ABC-F family ATP-binding cassette domain-containing protein has translation MLNLQNIYVQYGDRRLLDQVSFTVREKDRIGLTGRNGAGKSTMLKIIAGQIAPMQGNIAAPKDLTIGFLHQDMLLPKGKTVLEEAMTAFAKAQAMEKRLEEIQQEMEERTDYSSDGYMELIHELSELNDRLALIGGQSLQAEAEKILMGLGFSVTDFDRQTTTFSGGWQMRIELAKILLQRPQLLLLDEPTNHLDIESIIWLEQFLQPYEGAVIVISHDKAFLDKVTQRTIEIELGKVHDYKANYSRYLELREERQAQMQSAFQQQQKEIARKEALVDKFRAKANKAKMAQSLIKELDRMQRIELEDGDSSRMRLQFPPAPRSGERVAIVKGLSKSYGDNLILNEVDLTIIRGERLAFMGKNGEGKSTLVKIMVGQQLPTGGTSELGHNVHLGYYAQNQAEALDPKKTVLETIEQDAPFELRPRLRAILGSFLFKGEDVDKKVSVLSGGERARLAMACLLLHPINLLVLDEPTNHLDMLSKAILKEALLHYDGTLVVVSHDRDFLDGLTDKVIEFDQKKLKTYLGDSEYFLEKRQYGSLRDVSLGKTANSSGSSKKAKPKKDENDPAVKQALKQLKRNIQNAERQLQRLEEEKNKLEKILGDSSKFGTPDYEKALAKHQENEAATEEAMEKWEAAELALEAFWEED, from the coding sequence ATGCTGAACCTTCAGAATATATATGTACAATATGGCGATCGCCGATTGTTGGACCAGGTTTCCTTTACGGTGCGAGAAAAAGACCGCATTGGTCTGACGGGCCGAAATGGAGCGGGGAAATCGACTATGCTTAAGATTATTGCTGGGCAAATTGCGCCCATGCAAGGCAATATTGCCGCTCCTAAAGATCTAACCATCGGGTTTTTGCATCAAGATATGCTCTTGCCCAAGGGCAAAACGGTGTTGGAAGAGGCCATGACGGCCTTTGCCAAGGCGCAGGCCATGGAAAAACGCCTAGAAGAGATTCAGCAAGAAATGGAGGAGCGGACCGATTATAGCAGCGATGGCTATATGGAGCTGATTCATGAATTATCGGAATTAAACGACCGTCTGGCCTTGATTGGCGGCCAAAGTTTGCAAGCCGAAGCCGAGAAAATCTTGATGGGCTTGGGCTTTTCGGTTACTGATTTTGATCGACAAACCACCACCTTTAGCGGGGGCTGGCAAATGCGAATTGAGCTGGCCAAAATTCTGTTGCAGCGGCCACAGCTCTTGCTTTTGGATGAGCCGACCAACCACTTGGATATTGAATCTATCATTTGGCTCGAACAGTTTTTGCAGCCTTATGAAGGGGCCGTGATTGTGATTTCTCACGATAAAGCCTTTTTGGATAAGGTGACGCAGCGCACCATTGAGATTGAGTTGGGCAAAGTGCATGATTATAAAGCCAACTACTCTCGATATTTAGAATTGCGAGAAGAGCGACAGGCCCAAATGCAGTCGGCTTTTCAGCAGCAGCAAAAAGAAATTGCCCGCAAAGAGGCCTTAGTCGATAAATTTAGAGCCAAGGCCAATAAGGCCAAAATGGCCCAATCGCTCATCAAGGAATTGGACCGCATGCAGCGGATCGAGCTAGAAGATGGGGATAGCAGCCGGATGCGCCTGCAGTTTCCGCCCGCACCTCGTTCTGGCGAAAGAGTGGCCATTGTAAAGGGCCTAAGCAAAAGCTATGGCGATAATTTGATCTTGAATGAAGTAGATTTGACCATCATCCGAGGCGAACGCCTGGCCTTTATGGGCAAAAACGGAGAGGGAAAATCGACCTTGGTAAAAATAATGGTGGGCCAGCAACTGCCCACGGGCGGAACAAGCGAATTGGGCCATAATGTCCATTTGGGCTATTATGCACAGAATCAGGCCGAAGCCCTAGACCCCAAAAAGACCGTTTTAGAAACCATAGAACAAGATGCCCCCTTTGAGTTGCGTCCCCGCCTACGGGCTATTTTGGGCTCCTTTCTCTTTAAGGGGGAGGATGTAGACAAAAAAGTATCGGTTTTATCGGGAGGAGAACGGGCGCGTCTAGCCATGGCCTGCTTGCTTTTGCACCCCATCAACTTATTGGTGCTGGATGAACCCACCAACCACCTCGATATGCTTTCTAAGGCCATTTTGAAAGAGGCCCTTTTGCATTATGATGGGACCTTGGTGGTGGTTTCTCACGATAGAGACTTTTTGGATGGCTTGACCGATAAAGTCATTGAATTTGACCAAAAGAAGCTCAAAACCTATTTGGGCGACTCTGAATACTTCCTAGAAAAACGCCAATACGGCAGCCTTCGAGATGTCTCTTTGGGCAAAACGGCCAACAGCAGCGGCAGCAGCAAAAAGGCCAAGCCCAAAAAAGACGAAAACGATCCTGCGGTCAAGCAGGCCCTCAAACAACTCAAAAGAAATATCCAGAATGCAGAGCGGCAACTTCAGCGCCTAGAAGAAGAGAAAAATAAGCTGGAAAAAATATTGGGCGATAGCAGCAAATTTGGAACCCCCGACTATGAAAAGGCCCTAGCCAAACATCAAGAAAATGAAGCGGCTACAGAAGAGGCCATGGAAAAATGGGAAGCCGCCGAATTGGCCCTAGAAGCCTTTTGGGAAGAGGACTAA
- the tsaB gene encoding tRNA (adenosine(37)-N6)-threonylcarbamoyltransferase complex dimerization subunit type 1 TsaB — protein MDQLILVLESSSRKTSVALIKNGHCWLVEESALDTGDPAAELTLFVQKILQRAKLKGTDLAAIALSKGPGSYTGLRIAYSTAKGLAFAWQRPLLALDTLAALAYGAKWNQSLPKNSLLICLEDARRGNAYAAIYNSQLEVIKSPFFVSLKELDLTIYQQEHRLYVLGSAAMNYQELMSQNKIEIDLLPIKAPSARFFEQLAQNAYEKQAFAELAYSEPFYLRAPQLTKPKNNKFFSKK, from the coding sequence ATGGACCAATTGATACTCGTTTTAGAAAGTAGCAGCCGAAAAACTTCGGTGGCACTGATTAAAAATGGCCACTGCTGGCTAGTAGAAGAAAGTGCTCTTGATACTGGTGACCCCGCCGCAGAACTTACGCTTTTTGTCCAAAAAATCTTGCAGCGAGCCAAACTCAAAGGAACAGATCTGGCCGCCATTGCCCTGAGCAAAGGCCCCGGCTCTTATACCGGCCTGCGCATTGCCTATTCTACCGCCAAAGGCTTGGCCTTTGCCTGGCAACGCCCCCTCTTGGCCCTCGATACCCTAGCCGCCTTGGCCTATGGCGCAAAATGGAACCAAAGCCTGCCCAAAAATAGCTTGCTGATCTGCCTAGAAGATGCCCGAAGAGGAAATGCCTATGCCGCTATCTATAATAGCCAACTAGAAGTTATTAAATCGCCCTTTTTTGTGTCACTCAAAGAATTAGACCTGACTATTTATCAACAAGAGCATAGACTGTATGTACTAGGCTCTGCGGCTATGAATTACCAGGAACTGATGTCACAAAATAAAATAGAAATAGATTTATTGCCCATCAAGGCGCCCTCCGCCCGCTTTTTTGAACAATTGGCCCAAAATGCCTACGAAAAACAAGCCTTTGCCGAACTCGCCTACTCCGAACCCTTCTATTTAAGGGCCCCACAGCTGACTAAGCCAAAAAATAATAAGTTTTTTAGCAAAAAATAG
- the rpsA gene encoding 30S ribosomal protein S1 — translation MENETNNQELENQQEQVVVAHDDFDWNSSKSGESAYSAEEMAKLTAEYDETLSSVKEYEIVGGRVVAIQDGDVVIDLNYKSDGLVPTSEFRDMPELAVGDVVEVYVETQEDKRGQLVLSRRKAKLLRAWESIVNAYNEGTVVKGHIISKTKGGMIVDVQGLETFLPGSQIDIKPIVDYDAYVGKTMEFKVVKINEAIKNAVVSHKALIESDLEAQRQEIISKLERGQVLEGTVKNLTDFGAFLDLGGVDGLLYITDISWGRIKHPSDVLENGQKLNVVVLDFNDDKKRISLGLKQLQPHPWDVLPEDVQPGSTVKGRIVNIEDYGAFLEITPGVEGLIHVSEVSWSSQPINSRDYFKEGTIHEAKVVTIDREERKMSLSLKQLSDDPWATIEERYPKNSTHKGEVKNLTPYGVFLELEEGIGGMIHISDLSWTKRYGHPAEFTKVGETLDIMILDIDVENRKLSLGHKQLEENPWDTFENVFPVGSVHEATVLRRDDRGAIVQLPYGLEAFAPLRHVKKEDGSLAEVEETLLFKVIEFNRDDKRILVSHSRYYNDSKKDADRQERDDKRRQNREAQDELRKQQDKVERSTMGDLNVFAQLREQIENQEKDNQDEE, via the coding sequence ATGGAAAACGAAACTAATAATCAGGAGCTGGAGAACCAGCAAGAGCAAGTAGTAGTTGCTCACGACGATTTTGATTGGAACTCTAGCAAGTCTGGTGAATCAGCTTACTCTGCTGAAGAAATGGCCAAACTAACTGCCGAGTACGACGAAACTTTGAGCTCTGTAAAAGAGTACGAAATCGTTGGTGGTCGTGTAGTAGCTATCCAAGATGGCGATGTAGTTATCGACTTGAACTACAAGTCTGACGGATTGGTCCCTACTTCAGAATTCCGCGATATGCCCGAACTCGCTGTAGGCGATGTTGTTGAGGTATACGTAGAAACTCAAGAGGATAAGCGTGGACAGCTTGTTTTGTCTCGCCGCAAAGCGAAATTGCTTCGCGCTTGGGAAAGCATCGTTAACGCTTACAACGAAGGTACTGTCGTTAAAGGACATATCATCAGCAAGACGAAAGGTGGTATGATCGTAGACGTTCAGGGTCTAGAAACTTTCTTGCCCGGTTCTCAAATCGACATCAAGCCTATCGTTGATTATGATGCATACGTAGGTAAAACTATGGAGTTCAAGGTAGTGAAAATCAACGAAGCGATCAAAAACGCTGTTGTTTCTCACAAAGCGCTTATCGAAAGCGACTTGGAAGCTCAACGTCAAGAAATCATCTCTAAATTGGAGCGCGGTCAGGTCCTAGAAGGTACGGTAAAGAACCTTACGGACTTTGGTGCATTCCTCGATTTGGGTGGTGTAGATGGTCTTCTTTATATCACGGACATCTCTTGGGGCCGTATCAAGCACCCCAGCGATGTACTAGAGAATGGCCAGAAGCTCAACGTTGTTGTTCTTGACTTCAATGATGACAAAAAACGTATCTCTTTGGGCCTTAAGCAACTACAGCCCCACCCATGGGACGTATTGCCTGAAGACGTGCAGCCCGGTTCTACCGTTAAAGGCCGTATCGTAAACATCGAGGATTATGGTGCTTTCCTAGAAATCACTCCCGGTGTTGAAGGGCTTATCCACGTTTCTGAGGTATCTTGGAGCAGCCAGCCTATCAACTCTCGCGATTACTTCAAAGAAGGGACTATCCACGAAGCTAAAGTGGTGACTATCGACCGCGAAGAGCGCAAGATGTCTCTAAGCCTTAAGCAGCTTAGCGATGATCCTTGGGCAACTATCGAAGAGCGCTATCCCAAAAATAGCACGCACAAAGGTGAGGTCAAAAACCTTACTCCTTATGGCGTATTCTTGGAACTCGAAGAAGGTATCGGCGGTATGATCCATATCTCTGACCTTTCTTGGACTAAGCGCTATGGCCACCCTGCCGAGTTTACCAAAGTAGGGGAGACTCTAGATATCATGATCCTTGACATCGATGTAGAAAATCGCAAACTTTCTTTGGGCCACAAACAACTCGAAGAAAACCCTTGGGATACTTTCGAGAATGTTTTCCCTGTAGGCTCTGTGCATGAAGCCACTGTCCTCCGCCGTGACGACCGTGGTGCTATCGTTCAACTTCCTTACGGCCTAGAGGCTTTCGCTCCTCTCCGCCATGTGAAGAAAGAAGATGGTAGCCTCGCAGAAGTAGAGGAAACTTTGCTATTCAAAGTAATCGAGTTTAACCGCGATGATAAGCGTATCCTCGTGTCTCACTCTCGCTACTACAACGATAGCAAGAAAGATGCTGACCGCCAAGAACGCGATGACAAACGTCGCCAAAACCGCGAAGCACAAGATGAACTCCGCAAACAGCAAGATAAAGTAGAGCGTAGCACTATGGGTGACCTCAACGTTTTTGCCCAATTGCGTGAGCAAATCGAAAATCAAGAGAAAGATAATCAGGACGAAGAGTAA
- a CDS encoding tetratricopeptide repeat protein, which yields MQPKLKKLVYGGLLSLASLQGIQAQQTAVYKDPQAAYHAAIEFYEQALYGKAEDELGQLLAPDQALYDDWELPESYRPKAELYAALAALRLERPDAENKLLVLIKKYEPMSVAAQAKLEVGRYYYAQRDYKKAIKYLSSINFKDLNDLSNEELIEAKFQLAYCYFVSKDFKKAQPVFAQIKGTKSEYTFSANYYYGLCSFFLKDFDAALASFEIANKSSRYEKVVPTYITQIHFMKKDYDKTIAYGEPYTKSNTVRERMTIVQAVGQAYYEKKNYKKALPYMEEYASKTPKMTEDIFYQLAYTQYRAGKYEDAAGNFEQIARLDNKLGQNARYNLADCQLKLGRKEEARLSFKQAAEMKQDKELQIDAKMNYAKLSYELGLDNDAISAFMELLNTKYSNESQNLMSQLFLNTRDYEKALSILRTIDRSEPSLKEAFQKVAYFRGVQHYKASNFTKAVERFNESLGSAVHTETTALAHFWKAEALFQLDQFDKSIDEYNRFTTVAAAAPQLPANSSKGTAHYGLGYNYLRKNSYDNAVGEFVKAVKYIEPRLSKINDRHVSNFVYPDALGRAGDCYLYLGGTNNYTAAAGYYERIVANNFPNEDYAMYQLSLIYSLTNQAQKQLRTLADLVGQHPSSIYADDALYAMGSTQINQNEFDQAKGSFDQLIVKYPDSEYTAKALYKLGVLSYSRDMNREALDYFKTVVSNNVQTEEAKAALNFIRKIYIDQGDPDGFMAYASTLQGYNFSDMAADSLLYESAASSFDQENWPAAADNYSKYLDRFPKGLNSMSAHLNRGIAYYNLKEYPKALGDFAYVAEAKDPKAPPAMAEEANLLAGRICYHITEDYAKALTYFQGLEQFASSPENRSEARLFGMRSAYYSQNYQALKGLATNFLKEPNASAANKAEAHFYLAKAQQAAGDNAKAMQSYKESLKLVDDDINASEAHYQIAKITYIQRDLDGALELAFQNNKLLGQHLNWLARNFILIADIYAEQGKLDAAKGTLESLLGNFSGEAEIVKEAQDKLAQVKQAISSNSRLRRNDGNGELEMID from the coding sequence ATGCAACCAAAGCTGAAAAAACTGGTCTATGGCGGACTGCTGAGTCTTGCAAGTTTGCAGGGCATACAAGCGCAGCAAACAGCCGTCTATAAAGACCCCCAGGCCGCATATCATGCCGCCATCGAATTTTATGAACAAGCCCTTTATGGCAAGGCCGAAGATGAATTGGGCCAATTGCTCGCCCCCGATCAAGCCCTTTATGATGATTGGGAGTTGCCCGAATCCTACCGCCCCAAAGCAGAACTTTATGCCGCTCTGGCCGCCCTGCGCTTGGAACGGCCCGATGCCGAAAATAAACTTTTGGTCCTGATTAAGAAATATGAGCCTATGTCGGTGGCCGCTCAGGCCAAATTGGAGGTGGGCCGTTATTATTATGCCCAAAGAGATTATAAAAAGGCGATTAAATACCTCAGTAGCATCAATTTTAAAGACCTCAATGACCTGAGCAATGAGGAGCTGATTGAGGCCAAGTTCCAGTTGGCCTATTGCTATTTTGTGTCTAAGGACTTTAAGAAAGCCCAACCCGTTTTTGCCCAAATCAAAGGGACCAAAAGCGAGTATACTTTTTCCGCCAATTACTATTATGGCCTCTGCTCTTTCTTCCTCAAAGACTTTGATGCCGCCTTGGCCAGCTTTGAAATTGCCAATAAGTCGAGCCGCTACGAAAAGGTGGTCCCTACCTATATCACGCAGATCCATTTCATGAAAAAGGATTATGATAAAACAATTGCCTACGGAGAACCCTACACCAAAAGCAATACGGTGCGGGAACGTATGACGATTGTACAGGCGGTGGGCCAAGCCTATTACGAAAAGAAGAATTATAAAAAAGCGCTTCCTTATATGGAGGAATACGCCAGCAAGACGCCAAAAATGACAGAAGATATCTTCTATCAATTGGCTTATACCCAATATCGAGCTGGAAAATATGAGGATGCCGCCGGTAACTTTGAGCAAATTGCTCGATTAGATAATAAGTTGGGCCAAAATGCCCGCTACAATCTAGCCGATTGCCAACTCAAATTAGGCCGTAAAGAGGAGGCCCGCCTTTCGTTTAAGCAGGCCGCAGAAATGAAGCAGGACAAAGAACTGCAGATTGACGCTAAAATGAATTATGCCAAATTGTCTTATGAGTTGGGCCTAGACAATGACGCTATTTCGGCTTTTATGGAGCTACTCAATACAAAATACAGCAACGAGTCGCAAAACTTGATGAGCCAGCTCTTCCTCAATACTCGCGATTATGAAAAAGCCCTGAGCATCCTAAGAACTATCGACCGCAGTGAGCCCTCTCTCAAAGAGGCTTTCCAAAAGGTGGCTTATTTCCGTGGCGTGCAGCATTATAAGGCCAGCAATTTTACCAAGGCCGTAGAGCGCTTTAATGAGTCTCTGGGCTCTGCCGTGCATACCGAAACCACGGCCCTGGCCCATTTCTGGAAAGCCGAGGCGCTTTTCCAATTGGACCAATTTGATAAAAGTATTGATGAGTATAACCGCTTTACGACCGTAGCGGCTGCCGCTCCCCAATTACCCGCCAATTCCTCTAAAGGAACGGCCCATTATGGCCTAGGCTACAATTATCTTCGCAAAAATAGCTATGATAATGCCGTGGGCGAGTTCGTGAAGGCGGTCAAGTATATTGAGCCCCGCCTGAGCAAAATCAATGATCGACATGTCTCCAATTTTGTCTATCCCGATGCCCTCGGCCGGGCTGGCGACTGCTACCTCTATTTGGGCGGAACGAATAATTATACTGCTGCTGCTGGCTATTATGAACGCATTGTGGCCAATAATTTTCCCAATGAGGATTATGCCATGTATCAGCTGAGCCTGATCTATAGCTTGACCAATCAAGCCCAAAAGCAGCTGCGCACCCTAGCCGATTTGGTGGGCCAACATCCCAGTTCTATCTATGCAGATGATGCGCTTTATGCCATGGGGAGCACGCAGATTAACCAAAATGAATTCGATCAGGCCAAAGGAAGTTTTGACCAATTGATCGTGAAGTATCCCGATAGCGAGTATACCGCCAAAGCCCTCTATAAGTTGGGCGTGCTCTCTTATAGCCGCGATATGAACCGCGAAGCCCTCGATTATTTTAAGACGGTGGTGAGCAATAATGTCCAAACAGAGGAAGCCAAAGCGGCCCTCAACTTTATCCGAAAAATCTATATCGATCAAGGCGATCCCGACGGCTTTATGGCTTATGCCTCTACTTTGCAGGGCTATAATTTCTCCGATATGGCCGCAGATTCGCTCCTTTATGAATCAGCCGCCTCTTCTTTCGATCAGGAAAACTGGCCCGCCGCTGCCGATAATTACAGCAAATATCTCGATCGCTTTCCAAAAGGCCTCAATAGTATGTCGGCCCACCTCAACCGAGGAATTGCCTACTATAATCTCAAGGAGTATCCCAAGGCCCTAGGCGATTTTGCTTATGTGGCCGAGGCCAAGGACCCCAAAGCGCCCCCCGCTATGGCAGAGGAAGCCAACCTTTTGGCAGGCCGAATTTGTTACCATATTACGGAGGATTATGCCAAGGCCCTCACTTATTTTCAAGGCCTAGAACAGTTTGCTTCTAGCCCCGAAAACCGCTCGGAAGCTCGCCTATTCGGTATGCGCTCAGCCTATTATAGCCAAAATTATCAGGCGCTAAAGGGACTGGCCACCAACTTTCTCAAAGAACCCAATGCTAGCGCTGCCAATAAGGCCGAGGCCCATTTTTATCTGGCTAAGGCCCAACAAGCCGCTGGCGATAATGCCAAGGCGATGCAGTCTTATAAGGAGAGCCTCAAGCTGGTCGATGACGATATTAACGCCTCTGAAGCCCATTACCAAATTGCCAAAATTACTTATATCCAACGCGATTTGGATGGCGCTCTAGAGCTGGCTTTCCAAAACAATAAGCTGCTGGGCCAACACCTCAATTGGTTGGCGCGCAACTTTATCCTCATCGCCGATATCTATGCTGAACAAGGCAAACTAGATGCAGCCAAAGGTACCCTAGAAAGCCTTTTGGGCAACTTCAGCGGAGAAGCCGAAATTGTGAAGGAGGCCCAAGATAAATTGGCCCAAGTCAAGCAAGCCATTTCTTCTAATAGCCGCCTGCGCCGAAATGATGGCAATGGCGAACTAGAAATGATTGATTAA